TATCGACCAGCATTTCACATGCGGACATCCCGGCATAATAAGCGCCTTCTTCCGTCCGGTCTACCGCAACCCACACTATCCAGGCTTTGCGGCCATTGGGCACATCTTCTTTGTTCGTCGAGAATTTGATGCCTTTCTCAATTTTACTCTTCGCATGAAGGGTACCTTCATCCAGGTAAGCTTCATCGCCATCAATAATGACACCCGACACATTGCTTAAATCGATCGCTCCGGCACCAAAGCCTTTGTGATTCACTTTGGAGCTTACTATATTTAAGGCCAGCTTCTTTTTATCCGCTTCCATAAGG
Above is a genomic segment from Paenibacillus sp. HWE-109 containing:
- a CDS encoding YwhD family protein — translated: MKQSVILLLRRVDGALMEADKKKLALNIVSSKVNHKGFGAGAIDLSNVSGVIIDGDEAYLDEGTLHAKSKIEKGIKFSTNKEDVPNGRKAWIVWVAVDRTEEGAYYAGMSACEMLVDTEARRGWKILADHVNKMDGAMKRKFILEGLSDGEKAALKKQLISHNEEWWNRSDQVLKDALS